The Xanthomonas sontii genome contains a region encoding:
- the bcsD gene encoding cellulose biosynthesis protein BcsD: MSAHALQTHYRTHACSRQWRGFLRALAEEFAAELGAEDLALLMARIGRRFAAEHQVGACTTLQELEDAVNRVWDRLEWGYARFEEHADRVELLHAGSPLHIGLAGQAGGADGFLEGVYQAWFMQVGMSAGLGVRALSSGHEDLRRFVLARAG, translated from the coding sequence ATGAGCGCTCACGCGTTGCAGACCCATTACCGCACCCACGCCTGTTCGCGGCAGTGGCGCGGCTTTCTGCGCGCGCTCGCCGAGGAGTTCGCCGCGGAGCTGGGCGCCGAGGACCTGGCCCTGCTGATGGCGCGCATCGGCCGCCGCTTCGCCGCCGAACACCAGGTCGGCGCCTGCACCACCCTGCAGGAGCTGGAGGACGCGGTGAACCGCGTCTGGGACCGGCTGGAGTGGGGCTATGCGCGCTTCGAGGAGCACGCCGACCGCGTCGAGCTGCTGCACGCCGGCTCGCCGCTGCACATCGGCCTGGCCGGGCAGGCCGGCGGTGCCGACGGCTTCCTGGAAGGGGTATATCAGGCATGGTTCATGCAGGTGGGGATGTCGGCCGGCCTGGGCGTGCGTGCGTTGTCGTCCGGACACGAAGACCTGCGCCGCTTCGTGCTGGCCAGGGCCGGCTGA
- a CDS encoding glycoside hydrolase family 113, with protein sequence MAPIAVRLLAALLLALSAGGCSAASPPWMGANVKVSPQAPWGSAAAQQSLRQLAEAGASRALLVAFVWQAAPQSSTPVLGSDSSPALVRAGLRQMRAAGLQPVLKVHLWIPGHWAGEAAPADRDAWFAAYRRALLQLAQVAADERASALIVGTELRQLQDAPQWPALLAAVRQVYRGPIGYVADGLEQAERFGYWDRFDFVGTSLYPALAAAPEQRRAQMRAAAARVQALGERSGRPVWVAELGLRSAHGSLAAPWESPEQRTAEVDTALQAQVLREWREVLDAQPRIAGIALWCWYTDPDAGGARDSDFTVQHKPAQAVLKR encoded by the coding sequence ATGGCGCCGATCGCCGTGAGACTGCTGGCCGCACTGCTGTTGGCGCTGAGCGCCGGCGGCTGCAGTGCGGCGTCGCCGCCTTGGATGGGCGCCAACGTCAAGGTGTCGCCGCAGGCGCCGTGGGGCAGCGCCGCCGCGCAGCAGTCGCTGCGGCAACTGGCCGAGGCCGGCGCTTCGCGTGCGCTGTTGGTCGCCTTCGTCTGGCAGGCGGCGCCGCAGTCTTCGACCCCGGTGCTGGGCAGCGACAGCAGCCCGGCGCTGGTCCGCGCCGGATTGCGGCAGATGCGCGCCGCCGGCCTGCAGCCGGTGCTGAAGGTGCATCTGTGGATTCCCGGGCACTGGGCCGGCGAGGCCGCGCCGGCCGATCGCGACGCCTGGTTCGCGGCTTATCGGCGCGCGCTGCTGCAACTGGCCCAGGTTGCCGCCGACGAGCGCGCCAGCGCGCTGATCGTCGGCACCGAACTGCGTCAGTTGCAGGATGCGCCGCAGTGGCCGGCGCTGCTGGCGGCGGTGCGCCAGGTCTATCGCGGCCCGATCGGCTATGTCGCCGACGGCCTGGAGCAGGCCGAGCGCTTCGGCTACTGGGACCGCTTCGATTTCGTCGGCACCAGCCTGTATCCGGCGCTGGCCGCCGCGCCGGAGCAACGGCGCGCGCAGATGCGCGCGGCGGCCGCGCGGGTGCAGGCGCTGGGCGAGCGCAGCGGCCGCCCGGTGTGGGTGGCCGAGCTGGGCCTGCGCTCGGCGCACGGCAGTCTCGCAGCGCCATGGGAAAGCCCGGAGCAACGCACTGCCGAGGTCGACACCGCGTTGCAGGCGCAGGTGCTGCGCGAGTGGCGCGAGGTGCTCGACGCGCAGCCGCGCATCGCCGGCATCGCGCTGTGGTGCTGGTACACCGATCCGGACGCCGGCGGCGCGCGCGACAGCGATTTCACCGTGCAGCACAAGCCGGCGCAGGCGGTGCTGAAGCGGTGA
- the bcsA gene encoding UDP-forming cellulose synthase catalytic subunit has protein sequence MSAASASRAARPLHVLANWSLWLLGAVLLVFVVAIPMDVPQQLLFSLVVFAAAMLLRRSGSRLAILVMMALSLAVSSRYIWWRLTQTVGMSSPVDLSLGLGLLLAELYAFVILALGYFQVLWPLNRRPLPLPADQREWPSVDLFIPTYNEPLSVVRSTILAASVMDWPADKLNIYLLDDGRREEFRAFCAQVGIHYVTRTNNLHAKAGNINAALKKSSGEYVAIFDCDHIPTRSFLQVAMGWFLRDAKLAVVQMPHYFFSADPFERNLGNHGKVPNEGELFYGLLQDGNDQWDATFFCGSCTVIKRKPLEEVGGVAVETVTEDAHTALKLHRRGYRSAYIAVPQAAGLATESLSGHVAQRIRWARGMAQIARLDNPLLGKGLRLSQRLCYANAMLHFFYGLPRIVYLTAPLAFLFFGAHVIHASALMILAYALPHILQANLTNLRTQGKFRHLLWNEVYETTLAWYILRPTLVALLNPKLGKFNVTPKGGLVPRSYFDGQIAKPYLFLLVLNLAGLAAGVMRLLSVQPGGEAQTIWFNLAWTAYNVLLLGATIATASEMRQVRRSHRVPLDIPATLHLADGRELACRTVNFSTGGMALRLLEPVPVEPDLPVEIALPQRGSSKRLPAMVRHDRDGEISIQFRPMSIEQERWLVACTFARADIWVSQWGRHDRDRFWVSLGRVFAASMRGFRRLGQHVASSARSGWRGRTAGEEAAP, from the coding sequence ATGAGCGCTGCCTCCGCGTCGCGTGCCGCGCGCCCGCTGCATGTCCTGGCCAACTGGTCGCTGTGGCTGCTGGGTGCCGTGTTGCTGGTCTTCGTCGTCGCCATCCCGATGGATGTGCCGCAGCAACTGCTGTTCTCGCTGGTGGTGTTCGCCGCGGCCATGCTGCTGCGGCGCAGCGGCAGCCGCCTGGCGATCCTGGTGATGATGGCGCTGTCGCTGGCGGTGTCCTCGCGCTACATCTGGTGGCGCCTGACCCAGACCGTGGGCATGAGCAGCCCGGTCGACCTCAGCCTGGGCCTGGGCCTGCTGCTGGCCGAACTGTACGCGTTCGTGATCCTGGCGCTGGGCTATTTCCAGGTGCTGTGGCCGCTGAACCGGCGGCCGCTGCCGCTGCCGGCCGACCAGCGCGAATGGCCCAGCGTCGACCTGTTCATTCCCACCTACAACGAACCGCTGTCGGTGGTGCGCTCGACCATCCTCGCCGCCAGCGTGATGGACTGGCCGGCCGACAAGCTCAACATCTACCTGCTCGACGACGGCCGCCGCGAGGAGTTCCGCGCGTTCTGCGCGCAGGTCGGCATCCACTACGTCACCCGCACCAACAACCTCCACGCCAAGGCCGGCAACATCAACGCGGCGCTGAAGAAGTCCAGCGGCGAGTACGTGGCGATCTTCGATTGCGACCACATCCCCACGCGCTCGTTCCTGCAGGTGGCGATGGGCTGGTTCCTGCGCGACGCCAAGCTGGCGGTGGTGCAGATGCCGCACTACTTCTTCTCCGCCGATCCGTTCGAACGCAATCTCGGCAACCACGGTAAGGTGCCCAACGAGGGCGAGCTGTTCTACGGTCTGCTGCAGGACGGCAACGACCAGTGGGACGCCACCTTCTTCTGCGGCTCGTGCACGGTGATCAAGCGCAAGCCGCTGGAGGAAGTGGGCGGGGTGGCGGTGGAGACCGTCACCGAGGACGCGCATACCGCGCTCAAGCTGCACCGCCGCGGCTACCGCAGCGCCTACATCGCGGTGCCGCAGGCCGCCGGCCTGGCCACCGAGAGCCTGTCCGGCCACGTCGCCCAGCGCATCCGCTGGGCGCGCGGCATGGCGCAGATCGCGCGGCTGGACAACCCGCTGCTGGGCAAGGGCCTGCGCCTGTCGCAGCGCCTGTGTTACGCCAACGCGATGCTGCACTTCTTCTACGGGCTGCCGCGCATCGTCTACCTCACCGCGCCGCTGGCGTTCCTGTTCTTCGGCGCGCACGTGATCCATGCCTCGGCGCTGATGATCCTGGCCTATGCGCTGCCGCACATCCTGCAGGCCAACCTGACCAACCTGCGCACCCAGGGCAAGTTCCGCCACCTGCTGTGGAACGAGGTCTACGAGACCACCCTGGCCTGGTACATCCTGCGCCCGACGCTGGTGGCACTGCTCAATCCCAAGCTCGGCAAGTTCAACGTCACCCCCAAGGGTGGCCTGGTGCCGCGCAGCTACTTCGACGGGCAGATCGCCAAGCCCTACCTGTTCCTGCTGGTGCTGAACCTGGCTGGCCTGGCTGCGGGCGTGATGCGCCTGCTCAGCGTGCAGCCCGGTGGCGAGGCGCAGACGATCTGGTTCAACCTGGCCTGGACCGCGTACAACGTGTTGTTGCTCGGCGCCACCATCGCCACCGCCAGCGAGATGCGCCAGGTGCGCCGCTCGCACCGCGTGCCGCTGGATATCCCGGCCACCCTGCACCTGGCCGATGGCCGCGAACTGGCCTGCCGCACGGTCAACTTCTCCACCGGCGGCATGGCGCTGCGTCTGCTCGAGCCGGTGCCGGTGGAGCCGGACCTGCCGGTGGAGATCGCGCTGCCGCAGCGCGGCAGCTCCAAGCGTCTGCCGGCGATGGTGCGCCACGACCGCGACGGCGAAATCAGCATCCAGTTCCGGCCTATGTCGATCGAGCAGGAGCGCTGGCTGGTGGCCTGCACCTTCGCCCGTGCCGACATCTGGGTGTCGCAGTGGGGCCGTCACGACCGCGACCGCTTCTGGGTGTCGCTGGGCCGCGTGTTCGCGGCCAGCATGCGCGGCTTCAGGCGCCTCGGCCAGCACGTCGCCAGCAGCGCGCGCAGCGGCTGGCGCGGCCGCACCGCCGGCGAGGAGGCTGCGCCGTGA
- a CDS encoding phosphotransferase enzyme family protein, whose amino-acid sequence MSARHQMHGMGMQTVAADWPPLSDGEVEALLQQYALPGRLHALRWHSPRPFSAAAEVETAVGTLFVKRHHRRVRDLHALGEEHAFIAQLRAQDVPVPEVLRNRDGASAVRRGHWTYEVMRAGEGEDRYREAMSWTPFADTAHAAAAGRALAALHRAAAGYAAPPRSTTVLVANLRLFAQPQPLQALKHDLARRPALAAWLQQRDWQDDLRVQLLPWHAQAWPLLQTPPPALWTHGDWHASNLLWRGHGAASTVSAVFDFGLADRTFALFDLATAIERNLIPWLQLDDGGSAVADLDQLDALLHGYATLLPLDAAHLRLLAALLPLVHADFALSEIEYFAGITGSDVHAEIAYRRYLLGHAAWFGQGEGQRLLRHLQRRAAAAP is encoded by the coding sequence ATGAGCGCCCGCCACCAGATGCACGGCATGGGCATGCAGACCGTGGCCGCCGACTGGCCGCCGCTGTCCGATGGCGAGGTGGAAGCCCTGCTGCAGCAGTACGCCCTGCCCGGCCGCCTGCACGCCTTGCGTTGGCACAGCCCGCGCCCGTTCTCGGCGGCGGCGGAGGTCGAGACCGCCGTCGGCACGCTGTTCGTCAAGCGCCACCACCGTCGCGTGCGCGACCTGCACGCGCTGGGCGAGGAGCATGCCTTCATCGCGCAGCTGCGCGCGCAGGACGTGCCGGTGCCGGAGGTGCTGCGCAACCGCGATGGCGCCAGCGCGGTGCGGCGTGGCCACTGGACCTACGAGGTGATGCGCGCCGGCGAGGGCGAGGACCGCTACCGCGAGGCGATGTCGTGGACGCCCTTCGCCGACACCGCCCATGCCGCTGCCGCCGGCCGCGCGCTGGCCGCGCTGCACCGCGCCGCCGCCGGCTACGCCGCGCCGCCACGCAGCACCACCGTGCTGGTCGCCAACCTGCGCCTGTTCGCCCAGCCGCAGCCGTTGCAGGCGCTGAAGCACGATCTGGCACGGCGTCCGGCGCTGGCCGCATGGCTGCAGCAACGCGACTGGCAGGACGACCTGCGCGTGCAGTTGCTGCCCTGGCACGCGCAGGCCTGGCCGCTGCTGCAGACACCGCCGCCGGCGCTGTGGACGCACGGCGACTGGCATGCCTCCAATTTGCTGTGGCGCGGCCATGGCGCCGCCAGCACGGTCAGCGCGGTATTCGATTTCGGCCTGGCCGACCGGACCTTCGCCCTGTTCGACCTGGCCACCGCGATCGAACGCAACCTGATCCCGTGGCTGCAGTTGGACGACGGCGGCAGCGCGGTCGCCGACCTCGACCAGCTCGATGCGCTGCTGCACGGCTACGCCACATTGCTGCCGCTGGACGCGGCGCACCTGCGCCTGCTGGCCGCGCTGCTGCCATTGGTGCATGCCGATTTCGCGCTCAGCGAGATCGAGTACTTCGCCGGCATCACCGGCTCGGACGTGCACGCCGAGATCGCCTACCGCCGCTATCTGCTCGGCCACGCCGCCTGGTTCGGCCAGGGCGAAGGCCAGCGCCTGCTGCGGCACCTGCAGCGGCGCGCGGCGGCCGCGCCATGA
- the pncB gene encoding nicotinate phosphoribosyltransferase, with translation MIIDSLLDTDLYKFTMMQAVLHQHPGAQVEYRFKCRTPGIDLAQYLPQISEEIDALCALRFREDELDYLRAMRFIKPDFVDFLALFHLDRKYLQLQASASVPGEIELHIRGPWLHTILFEVPLLAIVNEVWFRNAGGADHAEGLRRLQAKIALLRDTPGYDNCAIADYGTRRRYSRAWHGELLPVLQQTLGKQFVGTSNVYFARRYGLTPLGTMAHEYLQAFQALGPRLRDSQAAALESWAREYRGDLGIALSDVVGLDAFLRDFDLYFCKLFDGMRHDSGDPFEWGERVLAHLQRHRVDPRSKILVFSDGLDIDKVMRLYAHFRDRCMLAFGVGTHLTNDLGLVPLQIVIKMVRCNGQPVAKLSDSPGKTLCDDPAYLAYLRQVFQVPAEERH, from the coding sequence ATGATCATCGACTCGCTGCTGGACACCGACCTCTACAAGTTCACCATGATGCAGGCGGTGCTGCATCAGCATCCCGGCGCGCAGGTGGAATACCGCTTCAAGTGCCGCACCCCGGGCATCGACCTGGCGCAGTACCTGCCGCAGATCTCCGAAGAGATCGACGCGCTATGTGCGCTGCGCTTCCGCGAGGACGAGCTGGACTACCTGCGCGCGATGCGCTTCATCAAGCCGGACTTCGTCGATTTCCTGGCGCTGTTCCACCTGGACCGCAAGTACCTGCAACTGCAGGCCTCGGCCAGCGTGCCCGGGGAGATCGAACTGCATATCCGTGGGCCGTGGCTGCACACCATCCTGTTCGAGGTGCCGCTGCTGGCGATCGTCAACGAGGTGTGGTTCCGCAACGCCGGCGGCGCCGACCATGCCGAAGGCCTGCGCCGCCTGCAGGCCAAGATCGCGCTGCTGCGCGACACCCCGGGCTACGACAACTGCGCCATCGCCGACTACGGCACCCGCCGCCGCTATTCGCGCGCCTGGCACGGCGAACTGCTGCCGGTGCTGCAGCAGACCCTCGGCAAGCAGTTCGTCGGCACCAGCAACGTGTATTTCGCCCGCCGTTACGGGCTGACCCCGCTGGGCACGATGGCGCACGAATACCTGCAGGCGTTCCAGGCGCTGGGGCCGCGGCTGCGCGATTCGCAGGCGGCGGCGCTGGAATCCTGGGCGCGCGAGTACCGCGGCGATCTCGGCATCGCGCTGTCGGACGTGGTCGGCCTGGATGCGTTCCTGCGCGATTTCGACCTGTACTTCTGCAAGCTGTTCGACGGCATGCGCCACGATTCCGGCGATCCGTTCGAATGGGGCGAGCGGGTGCTGGCGCATCTGCAGCGGCATCGGGTGGATCCGCGCAGCAAGATCCTGGTGTTCAGCGATGGCCTGGACATCGACAAGGTGATGCGGCTGTACGCGCATTTCCGCGATCGCTGCATGCTGGCGTTCGGCGTCGGCACGCACCTGACCAACGATCTGGGCCTGGTGCCGCTGCAGATCGTGATCAAGATGGTCCGCTGCAACGGCCAGCCGGTGGCCAAGCTCAGCGACTCGCCCGGCAAGACCCTGTGCGACGATCCGGCCTATCTGGCCTACCTGCGGCAGGTGTTCCAGGTGCCGGCCGAGGAGCGGCACTGA
- a CDS encoding glycosyltransferase family 2 protein, whose protein sequence is MSEQQIAVVVVTYESGSTIDACLQRLRAAAEVAQIRVVDNASRDDTLAVVQRHALDDARVRFIANPDNPGFATACNQGAAASDAPWLAFVNPDLMVEPDTLAQLRAQAAALGEALLGVEQVDEHGRADAAVRRRDPDFAAMLRHPLAGSRLALAADPAQPLQPVPALSGALMLLPRALFTRIGGWDAGYRLHAEDLDLCRRVRQAGATVAVLNRLRVLHVRGVSSRKRPWFVEWHKHRGLWRYFRKFEAPTRAWPVRAAVWAVIWLHAWVTFARLCWRRPG, encoded by the coding sequence ATGAGCGAACAGCAGATAGCCGTGGTGGTGGTGACCTACGAGAGCGGCAGCACCATCGATGCCTGTCTGCAGCGGTTGCGCGCGGCGGCCGAGGTGGCGCAGATCCGCGTGGTCGACAACGCCTCGCGCGACGACACCCTCGCCGTGGTGCAGCGGCACGCGCTGGACGATGCGCGGGTGCGCTTCATCGCCAATCCCGACAACCCCGGCTTCGCCACCGCCTGCAACCAGGGCGCCGCGGCCAGCGACGCGCCGTGGCTGGCCTTCGTCAATCCCGACCTGATGGTCGAGCCCGACACCCTGGCCCAGTTGCGCGCGCAGGCCGCCGCGCTCGGCGAGGCGCTGCTGGGCGTGGAGCAGGTCGACGAGCACGGCCGCGCCGACGCCGCGGTACGCCGCCGCGATCCGGACTTCGCGGCGATGCTGCGGCATCCCCTGGCCGGCTCGCGGCTGGCGCTGGCGGCCGACCCGGCGCAGCCGTTGCAGCCGGTGCCGGCGCTGTCCGGTGCGCTGATGCTGTTGCCGCGCGCGCTGTTCACCCGCATCGGCGGCTGGGATGCCGGCTATCGGCTGCATGCCGAGGACCTGGACCTGTGCCGCCGGGTGCGCCAGGCCGGTGCCACGGTGGCGGTGCTGAACCGCCTGCGCGTGCTGCACGTGCGCGGCGTGTCCAGCCGCAAACGCCCGTGGTTCGTCGAGTGGCACAAGCACCGCGGGCTGTGGCGCTACTTCCGCAAGTTCGAGGCGCCGACCCGGGCCTGGCCGGTGCGGGCGGCGGTGTGGGCGGTGATCTGGCTGCATGCCTGGGTCACCTTCGCCCGGCTGTGCTGGCGCCGCCCAGGCTGA
- a CDS encoding glycosyltransferase family 2 protein → MSGEHESVAAEASAPGRLGRLPTEGGLQAPIGEALVAAGVIDPPQLQNALALQARWRSRLGDVVLAQRGVAPLRFYTVLAQHFGLNFANLLKQPIDPALFQPERLADYAQRLVLPWREEDGQLVLAVADPGPEIFAWARATYGEQVRFVGTSKFDIVWSLQQHADAQLTHDALNLLAEHAPEHSARQVITRAQSVFLVALTVVLAAALALWPLVTLIALNTLIAVAFLATFGLKLVLAWRGARRRIDIKVSDEEVASLGDEDLPVYTVLVPMYKEPDVLPILANALRRLDYPTSKLDVKLVLEADDTETIEAAKALGLEAFFEIIRVPPSQPKTKPKACNYALRFARGQMLTIYDAEDKPEPDQLKRVVAAFRKSPADVACIQARLNYYNADENWLTRMFTLEYTLWFDFYLPALETLRIPIPLGGTSNHFRLDILRKVHAWDPYNVTEDADLGVRLTQQGYRVSVVNSTTFEEANVSIPNWIRQRSRWLKGYMQTWLVHMRDPVQLYRSTGVRGFWGFQLFVGGTFFTALAAPLMWLSYGLWLAVGSKFFDPFFPPALLYLSLLNLLLGNGFLIYMTLVAAFKRDYFRLAPYALTVPLYWLLQSIAAYKGLWQLIRNPFYWEKTTHGISKHMAEERRAALDD, encoded by the coding sequence GTGTCCGGCGAACACGAGAGCGTCGCCGCCGAGGCGAGCGCGCCCGGCCGGCTCGGACGGCTGCCCACCGAGGGCGGCCTGCAGGCGCCGATCGGCGAGGCGCTGGTCGCCGCAGGGGTGATCGACCCGCCGCAGCTGCAGAACGCGCTGGCCCTGCAGGCGCGCTGGCGCTCGCGGCTGGGCGACGTGGTGCTGGCCCAGCGCGGGGTCGCGCCGCTGCGCTTCTACACGGTGCTGGCGCAGCACTTCGGGCTGAACTTCGCCAACCTGCTCAAGCAGCCGATCGACCCGGCGCTGTTCCAGCCGGAGCGGCTGGCCGACTACGCGCAGCGCCTGGTGCTGCCGTGGCGCGAGGAGGACGGCCAGCTGGTGCTGGCGGTGGCTGATCCCGGTCCGGAGATCTTCGCCTGGGCCCGTGCCACCTACGGCGAGCAGGTGCGCTTCGTCGGCACCTCCAAGTTCGACATCGTCTGGAGCCTGCAGCAGCACGCCGACGCGCAGCTCACCCACGACGCGCTGAACCTGCTGGCCGAACACGCGCCGGAACACTCGGCGCGGCAGGTGATCACCCGCGCGCAGTCGGTGTTCCTGGTGGCGCTCACGGTGGTGCTGGCCGCGGCGCTGGCGCTGTGGCCGCTGGTCACCCTGATCGCGCTCAACACGCTGATCGCGGTGGCGTTCCTGGCCACCTTCGGGCTGAAGCTGGTGCTGGCCTGGCGCGGTGCGCGGCGCCGCATCGACATCAAGGTCAGCGACGAGGAAGTGGCCTCGCTCGGCGACGAGGACCTGCCGGTCTACACGGTGCTGGTGCCGATGTACAAGGAACCGGACGTGCTGCCGATCCTGGCCAACGCGCTGCGCCGGCTCGACTACCCCACCTCCAAGCTGGACGTGAAGCTGGTGCTGGAGGCCGACGACACCGAGACCATCGAGGCGGCCAAGGCCCTGGGCCTGGAGGCGTTCTTCGAGATCATCCGGGTACCGCCGTCGCAGCCCAAGACCAAGCCCAAGGCCTGCAACTACGCGCTGCGCTTCGCCCGCGGGCAGATGCTCACCATCTACGACGCCGAGGACAAGCCGGAGCCGGACCAGCTCAAGCGCGTGGTCGCCGCGTTCCGCAAGTCGCCGGCCGACGTGGCCTGCATCCAGGCGCGGCTGAACTACTACAACGCCGACGAGAACTGGCTCACGCGCATGTTCACGCTGGAATACACGTTGTGGTTCGACTTCTACCTGCCGGCGCTGGAAACCCTGCGCATCCCGATTCCGCTCGGCGGCACCTCCAACCACTTCCGCCTGGACATCCTGCGCAAGGTCCACGCCTGGGACCCGTACAACGTCACCGAGGACGCCGACTTGGGCGTGCGCCTGACCCAGCAGGGCTACCGGGTCAGCGTGGTCAACTCGACCACGTTCGAGGAAGCCAACGTCAGCATCCCCAACTGGATCCGGCAGCGCTCGCGCTGGCTCAAGGGCTACATGCAGACCTGGCTGGTGCACATGCGCGACCCGGTGCAGCTGTACCGCTCCACCGGCGTGCGCGGGTTTTGGGGCTTCCAGCTGTTCGTCGGCGGCACCTTCTTCACCGCGCTGGCCGCGCCGTTGATGTGGTTGAGCTACGGGCTGTGGCTGGCGGTGGGCTCGAAGTTCTTCGATCCGTTCTTCCCGCCGGCGCTGCTGTACCTGAGCCTGCTCAACCTGCTGCTCGGTAATGGCTTCCTGATCTACATGACCCTGGTGGCGGCGTTCAAGCGCGACTACTTCCGCCTGGCGCCCTACGCGCTGACCGTGCCGCTGTACTGGCTGCTGCAGTCCATCGCCGCCTACAAGGGCCTGTGGCAGCTCATCCGCAACCCGTTCTACTGGGAAAAGACCACCCATGGCATCAGCAAGCACATGGCCGAAGAGCGCCGCGCCGCGCTCGACGACTGA